Within the Thermanaeromonas toyohensis ToBE genome, the region TATAGGTTGAGCAACTTAGGGGAACTAGCGTCCAAACTTTTAGCCCTGGCTCGTTGGCAGGCCTATCCGGATCGTTATGAATTGGAGCTTAAGTTGAAGCCCGAATCTTTAGGGAAACTACGAGTGCATGTGGTGCTGGCGGAAAATCGCCTTTCCCTCCAGTTAATGGTAGAAACTCCCGAAGCTGGTCGGGCGCTCCAGGTAGCCTTACCTGAGCTTAAACAGGTTTTACAAACTTATGGCCTTAAGCTAGAACAGATACATGTTCAGGTAAGCACCGGCCAGGGGGGAAAGGGCTGGGAGGGGCCAGGCGAGGGGCGAAGCTGGGGGACACAAGTTTGGCCGGTTTTAGAAGTTAAGAGCGAAGAAGATACTTTACAGGTTGCGCCTGCCCGAAATAGTTACCGGCTCGATTATTTAGCTTAGCTTGCTTTTTAATCCATCGGTACCCTTGGCTGGAGAATAAACGAAACTAGGGGGGTTAAATTTTATGGAGGTAACTAGCGTAAGCAGTGGAGCCTCCCCGACAACAGCTAGCAAGGGGCTAGAGAAGATGTTAGATAAGACGGCCTTCCTCCGGCTTATAGCGGCTCAGCTCCAATACCAGAATCCTTTAGAGCCTATCCAAGATACGGAATTTATAACCCAGCTCGCCCAGTTTAGTGTACTAGAACAACTCTATGAAATGATGGAACAGCAGCGGTATGCTACTTTTATCCAGGCCCAGGGATTGATAGGTAAGGAGGCTATAGCAAGGCAAGGGGAGAGGACCATTACGGGCGTGGTGGAAGCTGTACGACTCGCAGGCGACAGTATTCTGGTTAGAATAGGCGGGCAAGAGATATCCTGGACCAGCTTGGAGGAAATAAGGAATCCGTAAAGGAGGGATTTTTAACTTATGATGCGTTCCCTTTATTCAGCTGTTTCTGGCTTACGGACCCACCAGACAAGGATGGATGTTATAGGGGATAATATCGCTAATGTAAATACAGTGGGCTTTAAAAAGAGTGCAGTAACTTTCAAGGATGTCTTCTACCAAACCTTACGGGGTGGTTCAGCTGGAACTACCGAATTAGGCGGGACCAATCCCCAGCAGGTGGGCTTGGGGGTAACGCTGGGGAGCATAGATGTGATCCATACCCAGGGCGCTGCTCAGATTACAGGGAACGGGACGGACCTGATGATCCAGGGCGATGGGTTCTTTAGGGTTTCACCGGATGGCGGTACTACTATATATTACACCAGGGCGGGAGCTTTTCATTTTGACAACCAGGGTTATCTAGTAACTCCTGATGGTATGAAAGTTTTGGATACTAATGGTACTCCAGTACAGATCGCAGATATGGCTGATCCTACTACTATGCCTCAAAGTGTTAGCATCGATAAAAAGGGCTATGTTCATTATGTAGATAGAAATGGAGCCACCCAAACTTTAGCAAATCCCATAAGCATTGCTAAGTTTTCTAATCCGGCCGGGCTAGCCAAAGTAGGGCAAAACCTGTACCAAGAAACAGCTAGTTCTGGAGCACCAGGCAGTGATATGGCTCCAGGAGAGGGTTCTCTAGCTAACACTACCATCATTCCTTCAGCTTTAGAGATGTCTAACGTTGAGCTGGCCCAGGAATTTACAGATATGATCATCACTCAGCGCGGGTTCCAGGCTAACGCCCGGACCATTACTACCTCTGATGAAATGCTCCAGGAGCTAGTAAACCTTAAGCGTTAGGATCTTAAAGGGTGTTTAGAGCTTTAGGTAATGTTAGTTTCAAACAGTCAAGCAGGGGTTAGAGGTAACAAGGTATCTCTGGAAGAGGCGTATGGTAGCAGTTTGTGTATGGAAGCGTAGAGTAGCAGGCTGTCTCTTATATTTAGGATATAAGACGGGCTTAAAGGTTGCGGGCTTAAGAGGTGGGTTTTATGATTAAGGTGACTACTTTAGATAAAAGGGAGATAGCCATTAATGCGGAGCTTATCGAGAGGGTGGAAAGCGTACCGGAAACAGTCATCACTTTAACCAACGGGAAGAAAATATTAGTTACCCAGTCTATGGATGAGATTATAGAGAAGGTGATGGCTTACCGGCGGAATATAGCCTGTTCTACTAAGTAAGCTTTCAGGCAGGGAGAGGTGCCGAGGTGGCTGTAAGAAGAAGGGATGAGCAGCAAGAAGAGCCCCGGAAGGAAAAGAAAAAAAGGCCATGGCTTACAATGGTGTTAGTTTTTGTAGTGCTTCTCCTGGGAAGTGGGTATGGTTACTTATATTTCCACGGGAGCTCTATTAAAGTACCTGTTCCCTCCCAGGAAAAGGCAGCACGCCCGGCTGAGGTTCGTAAGCTAACCCTAGAACCCTTTGTAGTAAACTTGGCGGATCCTGGCTTGCGGCGGTATCTCCGGGTAAAGATCACTTTAGAATATTTAAGCCCTTACTTGGAGGAAGAGCTTAACCAGAAATTACACCGTATCCGGGATACCATTATAACAGTGCTGCGCAGTAAGAAGACCGAGGATTTGGCTCAGGAGGATGCTTTGAAACGGGAGCTACTGGCGAAGATCAACGCGGAGCTAGATATCGGGCAAGTTAAAGCCCTTTACTTTGAAGAATTTATCATCCAGTGAGGTAAACTGATATGACTTTAACAGATGAGGAAATCCAACAATTGATTCAGGCTTTAGAAGCCGGAAACAGTACACCTCAGATTAAGAGAGCTGTCTTTAGCCAACTTAAACCTGTAAGCGGTGTTTCCAAAGGGGCGGGGCTAGAGAAACTCCTGGATATCCCTCTTAAACTTACTGCAGTATTAGGAAGGACCAGGCTCTTGGTGAAGGAGGTTTTGGACCTTAAGGAAGACTCGGTAATAGTCCTTAATAAGCTGGTAGGTGAACCTGTGGAAATATTAGTTAATGGAAAGCCCTTAGGCCAAGGCGAGGTTGTGGTTATCAATGAAACCCTCGGGGTGCGCCTTAACACTTTGGCTGAAGCACCTGAGGAGGGACGGTGAAAGCCTGTGGACCGGGATTTCGTCCTGGCCTTGATCCGCCTTTTGATCTTTTTTCCGCTAGTTTTAGCAGGGGCTTATCTGACAGTGAAATACGGGCTGGGCCGGCTTAACCCTTACTCGGCGTCTACTGGCCCCCTTCAGATTGTGGCTCGCTTGCCAGTAAGCCCTAAAAGTTTTCTCTTGGTAGTGCGCTGCGGAAGGCGGTATTTTCTTATAGGAGTAGGGGAGGGACCTCCGGTTCTCTTGACTGAGCTTATGGATTACGGGGAGAGCGAGGTAGAGGTGTGGGAGGGCCGGGAAAGCCTTTGGCCCCCGGGATTTAATCCATGAGGACAAGCAAGCTTTTGCGGGTAGCTTTGGTGGCCGGGGTACTCGTAGTAGTCTTAGTTTTAAACTTAAGGCCTGCCCTGGCCCAGCCGTTGCCGAATTTAGAGCTGAGGCTTAGCATGACCGAAGAGCCTGGGCAGGTGGTGGGTACATTAAAGCTTTTACTCCTTTTGACTTTCCTGGCCCTGGTTCCGGCTATTCTCTTACTTACTACTTCCTTTACCAGGATCATTATTGTGCTCTCCTTTGTCCGGAGCGCCCTAGCTACCCAGCAAGTACCGCCCAACCAGGTTCTCATCGGGTTAGCCTTATTTCTTACTTTTTTTACCATGGCTCCAGTATATAATCAAATTAAGTCGCAAGCCCTGGACCCTTATTTGGCGGGGCAAATATCCCAAAAGGAAGCCCTGGACCGGGGCTCCCGGCCTTTAAGGGAATTCATGTATCGCCAGACGCGGGAGAAGGATTTGGCTTTATTTATCCGCATGGCGGGAATACCCGAACCCAGGACGCGAGAGGACGTACCCTTGTATGTTCTTATCCCGGCTTTTGTGTTAAGTGAATTGAAGACCGCTTTCCAGATGGGGTTCCTGATTTATATTCCGTTTTTAATTATCGATCTGGTAGTGGCCAGTACCCTTATGGCCATGGGGATGTTTATGGTACCTCCTATTATGATATCCTTGCCTTTTAAGCTAATGCTCTTTGTATTGGTGGACGGCTGGTATCTGGTGGTGAAATCCCTTTTGGAGAGCTTTTAGTAGTTTTTGAGGGAAGGGACAATTATGACGCAGGAATTTGTTTTGGGGTTGGCTCGGGAGGCCTTGACTACTGCTCTACTCCTTGCTGCACCGGCTCTTCTTTTGAGTTTAGTAGTGGGGGTAGGGATCAGCATTTTTCAAGCAGCTACCCAGATCCAAGAGCAAACCCTCACTTTTGTCCCTAAAATTGTTGCTGTAGTCCTGGCTATTTTACTCTTGGGTCGGTTTATGCTAGGGGTGCTTTTGCAGTTTACTAGCCAACTACTGGGTAATTTAGGCTCCTTTGTTAGGTGAAGAGTTGGTTATAGCATTCCAGGCTGTGCAGAAACTTGGAAGGTGAAGTAGATGTTAGCCTACTTGGAACGGGCAGAGATCTTTTTCCTGGTTTTGGTGCGCTTGACCACTTTCTTCATGGTAGCCCCTATTTTCTCCGCCCGTAGTATTCCTGTTCTGGTCCGGGTAGGACTAGCTGTTCTGCTTGCTTTCCTTCTTTTTCCAATTTTATCAACAACCGAATTAGCTCTTACTTCGGAGATTACCTATGCCTTGGCCGCTTTGAGGGAAGCCCTAGTAGGGCTTGCCTTGGGATATTTAGCTGCTCTTTTACTTGCTACGGTTCAAGTGGGGGGAGAGCTGCTGGATATACATATGGGCTTGAGTATGGCCAATCTCCTAGACCCTCAGTACGGAATGCCGGTAACCTTGTGGGGCCAGTTCTTTACCCTTCTTGGTCTTCTGCTTTTCCTACAATTTGATGGCCATCATATAATACTTTTGGCCTTGCAGGAAAGCTTTATGTTCCTTCCCCTAGGGAGCGCTAAATTTAGCGGTGTGCTGGTCCAGGATGCAGTACGGATTTGGGGCGACGTGATGCGCTGGAGTTTAAATTTAGCCTTGCCAGTTATTGGGGCTTTACTCATAGCAGATGTAGCTTTAAGTCTTTTAGCCCGTACCGTGCCCCAACTTAATGTTTTCATTTTAAGCTTCCCTATAAAACTTGGGCTAGGTTTACTTGTGGTTATACTTATTTTACCGTTTTTTGCGGCAGCCATAAGCAACCTAGTAGGGCAGATGGAAAGGGATCTCGGGGTTATTTTAAGCCACTGGCGTTACTAATGGAGTAAAAATATAGGGGATGTTACAGGGAAGAAGCCTTTAAGAGCAAGAAGTAGAAATTTTAGCCTAGGCGGATTAAAACTATGAGATTTATAGATCTCCAGCTTTTTGCCGAAGAGAAGACAGAAGAGGCTACCCCACACCGCCTGCAGGAAGTACGGAGGAAAGGGCAGGCAGCCCGGAGTAATGATTTAAGCGCAAGTTTGGTGTTGCTAGCCTTGGTTCTTTTCATCTATTGGCGGAGGGAAAGCTTTTGGGTAGTTACTTGGCGCATACTTTCTACCTTTTTGTCTTTTCCTCGGCAGGAGCTGGATGCGGATGGCCTTATTGCGTTGTTTTATCTTGCCCTGTTTGAAACTGGCAAGCTACTGCTTCTTCTTTTTGGAGTAGCAGCGGTTGTGGGGTTAGCGGCCAATTGGGCCCAAGTGGGGTTTATATTCTCCACGGAGAACTTGATGCCTCGCTTAGAAAATCTTAACCCTATAAAGGGGTTCCAACGGCTTTTTTCGCGCCGGAGCCTTGTAGAACTGGGTAAGAGTCTAGCTAAGGTTCTTATTATAGGGGTAGTGGTTTGGCAGGTGGTAAGGGCCAAATTCCAGAAGTTATTCCTGGCCCCGGAGATGGGTTTAGTCCAGGTAGCTCAAGAGATGGCGCGGATAATTTTTGAGGTGGCCTTAGGGGCGATGGCGGTATATCTAGTTTTAGGCGCGCTTGATTTTGTTTTTCAGCGCCGCGAGTTCTTACGAGCTTTAAGGATGACCAGGGAGGAAGTAAAGGAAGAACTAAAGCAGACCGAGGGAGATCCTCTGGTACGCTCCCGCTTGCGGGAAAAGCAAAGGAAGTTGGCCCGCCACCGCATGATGCACGCTGTACCCCAAGCTACGGTAGTAATCACTAACCCCGTACATTTGGCCGTAGCTTTAAGGTATCGGGAAGAAGAAGGGGCTCCTCGGGTAGTGGCTAAGGGGGCAGGAAGTATAGCTCTGCGTATTATCCAGGTGGCCCGGGAGCATCGCGTACCTGTTATACAAAACCCTCCAGTGGCCCAGGCCCTCTACCGCAAGGCTGAGATAGGAGAAGAGATCCCAGTAGAGCTATATCAGGCGGTGGCCGAGATTTTGGCTTATATTTACCGGATACAGGGGCATTGGTAGAAGTGGAGTGATGGGGTATGGCTTTACCTGGTAACCAGGGGATGCTAGCGGCTTTACGACGGCTGACACCTTATAATGACTTAGTAATAGCGAGTTTGGTTTTAGCTGTGGTACTTCTCATTGTGGTACCCATAAGCCCTTTACTTTTGGACTTTTTACTTATTGTCAATTTAACTATAAGCATGACCATCTTGCTTACTACTATGTTCACAGCTGAACCTTTGGACTTTTCGGTGTACCCTACCCTCCTCCTGGTAGTTACCTTGTTTAGGCTAGCCTTAAATATATCTTCTACAAGGCTGGTTTTAAGCCAAGCCTTCGCTGGCCACGTTATCCAGGCCTTTGGGAGCTTTGTGGTGAGAGGCAATTACATAGTAGGCTTTATCATTTTTCTTATAATCACGGTCATCCAGTTTGTAGTTATAACTCATGGGGCTCAGCGGGTAGCGGAGGTGGCGGCACGTTTTACTTTAGATGCTTTACCTGGTAAGCAGATGAGTATAGATGCAGATCTCAATGCTGGCCTGATAACAGAAGAGGAAGCTAAAAGGCTACGACGTCGTCTGCAGCGGGAGGCCGATTTTTACGGGGCTATGGATGGGGCGAGCAAATTCGTCCGGGGTGATGCTATAGCTGGGCTAATAATTATTGTAATCAATATCCTAGGGGGTCTAGCTATAGGCACTTGGCAGTTCAAAATGTCCTTAGAACAAGCGCTGGAGACCTATACCCGCCTGACCATCGGTGACGGACTGGTTACCCAGATACCAGCGTTGTTAGTCTCCACAGCTACCGGGATACTCGTAACTAGATCAGGGGCTACGGCGGGATTTACTAGTGAGGTAGTGCGGCAATTGACTGCCTTCCCCCGGGGGATAGGATTGGTGGCCGGGATATTGTTCTTTCTTGGGCTAGTTCCTGGTTTGCCTAGCCTCCCCTTTTTTATATTGGCTTTAGGGGTAGGTTATGCTGCCTATATTTTAGCCCAGGAAGAAAGGAGACGGGAAGGGGAGCGCAAGGAGGCTACTGCACGGGTCAAGCCAGAAAGGAGGCAGCCGGAGAATGTCCTCGCCCTGTTCGAGATAGATCCTTTGGAGATAGAAATAGGTTATGGTCTTATACCTTTGGCGGATGAGAGCGAGGGTGGGGATTTGCTGGATCGCCTGGCTGCAGTCCGGCGACAGTGTGCTTTAGAACTGGGTATTTATGTAAAGCCTATCCGGATCCGGGATAATCTCCAGTTACCCCCCAACGCTTATGTTTTTAAAATACGGGGAGTGGAGGCTGCTAGGGGAGAACTTATGCCAGGGTACTTCCTGGCCATGAACCCAGCAGGGGAAGGTGAGGTGCCAGGGCTACCTACCCGTGAACCTGTATTTGGGCTTCCGGCTTGGTGGGTAACACCTGCTGAACGCCAGGAGGCAGAGGTGAGAGGGTTTACGGTGGTGGATTGTACTACTGTTTTGGTTACTCACCTTATAGAATTTATCAAAGCCCATGCCCATGAACTTTTGGGTCGCCAGGAGACGCGGGAACTCCTGGATAAGATTAAAGAGACGAGCCCGGCTGTAGTGGAAGAACTAGTACCTAATCTATTAAGCCTCGGTGAGGTGCAAAAAGTTCTTCAAAGCCTTCTTAAGGAAAGGGTGCCGATAAGAGATTTAACAACTATTCTAGAAGCCCTGGCTGATGCAGCTAGGGTGAACAGGGATCTAGATTTTCTCATTGAAGCAGCGCGGCGTAGCCTTTACCGGATGTTAAGCAAATTATATGCTCCAGAAGGGAAACTTGTGGCCATTACTTTGCACCCTCGGCTGGAACAGGAAATAGCAGAATCCTTACAACCGACACCTCAAGGCCAGTTTCCGGTTTTACCACCGGAAAGGAGCAAACAGCTTTTAGAAAGCCTAGGTCAAGCTGTAAGCAGAGCGGCTTTAAAAGGTGTACAGCCTTCTATCTTATGTTCTGGTCGGATCCGCTTGCCTTTGAGGCGTTTCCTCCAGCGTTCCTTGCCCCAGGTGCCAGTACTCTCTTATAGTGAATTGGATCCGGCTTTAGAAGTAGAAGCCCTCGAGGTGATAAACTTAAATGAAAATTAAGCGGTACCTTGTACGGGATATGCAGGAAGCCTATATGGCCATCCGGAGGGAACTAGGCCCGGAAGCCGTTATCATATCTACCCGGCGGGTGCGTCAGCCAGGATGGAAGGGCCTCTTTCAGCCTCCTCGCCTGGAAGTTACCGCTGCTGTAGAGACGAGACCAATGGCAGATAGTCAGGTAAGGGGAGTAAAGATCGAAGAAGAGCTCGCCCAGATCAAAAAAAGCTTGGAGAGATTGGTCTCTGCTACAAAGGAAACTGGTGGCTCCCTAGCTTACTATCGCCAGCTTATGCTAGCTCAGGATATGGGTGAGGAGCTAGTAGAGGATCTTCTCTCTGGTCTAGATGGCACGCTCAAACCTGAAGTAATAGGGGAGACCATCCTCGCCCGTTTAGTCCAGCATTTATCCCTGTCTAGAGTTCTTAAGAAACCCGAAGGGCGGATAAGGGCGCTAGTAGGACCTACCGGGGTAGGTAAGACTACCACCTTAGCTAAACTGGCGGCCAACTTTACTCTATACCGCCGCCAGCAGGTAGGCCTGATAACCCTGGACACCTACCGGATAGGCGCGGTGGAACAGTTACGTACTTATGCTGAGATTATGAGTTTACCCTTAGAGGTGGCCATGACGCCTCAAGAGCTCAAGGGAGCGGTGAATAAGCTAGCTCATTGTGATGTCATTTTTATTGATACAGCCGGGCGTCCCCCGGATAATAAGGCTCAGTTAGCCGAAATAGCAGGTTTTTTAGCTGCTGTCCGCCCCCTAGAGGTGTATTTAGTTTTAAGCGGAACCACCAGGAGCAAAGATTTATTAAGGGCTGTGGAAGGGTACCGCCACCTAGACTTTAACCACCTCATTTTTACTAAGCTAGATGAGACTTCCTGTCCCGGCGTAATAGCTAGGGTAGTTCAGGCTACGGGGGTACCTGTAGCCTATATCACCACTGGCCAGAACGTACCTGACGATTTGGAAGAAGCAGATCCCTATACTTTAGCCCAGCTTATTTGGAAAGCGGTGACTGCCGATGGATCAGGCGGCCCGTCTGCGTGAACTGGTCGGTAAACAAGGGGGGGCTGGGGGCCGAGTCATCGCAGTGACCAGTGGGAAGGGAGGGGTGGGTAAGACAAGCATTGCGGTGAATTTAAGCTTGGCCCTAGCCAGGAGGCATAAACAGGTTATGTTGCTAGATGCTGATCTAGGGTTGGCCAATATAGATATTCTTTTAGGATTGGTGCCACGCTGGGATTTGAGTCAAGTGGTTAGAGGAGAAAAACAGCTTAAAGATATTATAGTTGAAGGTCCCGAAGGAATCCTTCTCATTCCAGGGGGGTCAGGAGTTCGAGAACTAGCAGATTTGACTATCCAGCAACAGGAAATCCTACTAGAAAGTTTACGGGAAATAACGGCTGGAATGGATTTTCTATTGGTGGATACCAGTGCAGGCATATCACGCCAGGTTTTAAGCTTTGTGGCTGCGGCAGGAGAAGGTATAGTAGTGACCACGCCAGAACCCACAGCCCTGACCGATGCTTATGGGCTAATTAAGGGGTTGTCCCGGCTGAAAGTCAAGTTACACCTCGTAGTTAACCGGGCAACTACCTTAAGGGATGGGCGAGAAGCAGCAGAAAGGCTACAGGCGGTGGCAGAGCGTTTTTTATCCCTTAAGTTGAGCTTTCTCGGCGTTATACCCGAAGATAAAGCTGTAGGGTTAGCTGTACGAGAGCAGAAGCCTTTGCTCATTTACCATCCTACTTCGGCGGCAGCTAGGGCTATAGATGAAGTAGCCGATCGCCTTCTAGGGTTACCAGTAACTGGCCGGGGTGGTGGCGGTTTTTTCCAGCGGCTATACTTGCTTTTAGGGAGCAGGGCCAGGGTAACGGGAGTTTATCCAACCAGATAGGGAGAGAAGTTTTATGCCTGAACACTATTTTTTGCAGGTCAACAGAAGTGTAACTATAAAGCCACTCTGGGGCGGGCAACCTTTCCGGTCGGTTATCCAGGAGCTTACCCAGGACACCTTTGCTGTCTTGGCACCTCAGGAGGGAAGCGCGGCTTTAAGGTTGGGAGAAAAAGTGAAGGTGGAAGTCCTAGCCCCTGATGCCCGGTATGAGTTTCAGAGCACCTTAGAACGTATAGTAACTGAACCCCTCCATCTTTATTACTTTAGTCTACCGAAAGAAGTAAAACGGGTACAGGAACGGAGGTTTGTCAGGGCTAAAGTTACCTTAGAGGTGTGCTATGCTTTGGGTACTGAAGAAAGCGATCCGGCTATTCCCCCCCATCTTTTTAAGAAAGCTTATACTGTAGATTTAAGTGGTGGGGGCGCCCAGCTCATTTTAAAAGAGAAACCGGAAGTAAATAGCTTTTTATGGTTAAGCCTTCCTCTTCCGGACGGGAGAGAACCCCTAGTGGTGAAGGGCCGCGTAAAACGGGTAGGTATAAGGGTTGTAGATGGCCTAGAGCGGTATGAAGTCGGCTTGGCCTTTGAAGGGTTGACCGAAAGGGATGTAGACCGGATCATGCGGTTTGTTTTCCAGCGCCTTTTGAAAGAAAGGTGGCAAGAGGGGTAGAGGGACATGGCGGTCAATAACTTGGATCTCTGGCAATCCTTTGCCAGCGAGAGAGATGAAAAGGTGCGACAAGAGCTAGCCCTCAAGTATTTGCCCCTGGTCAAATACATTGTGGGGCGGCTGGCTGTAAAACCACCTCCCTCCCTGGATCAAGAAGATCTCCTAGGTTACGGGATAATAGGCCTGCTTGAAGCCATTGATCGTTATGATCCTTCCCGGGGGGTAAGTTTTGAAGCCTTTGCCGCCCGCAGGATCCGCGGCGCAGTTTTAGATGCGTTAAGACGAGCCCACTGGGCACCGCGAACATTAATAGAGAAGCTTAAGCAAGTTAGCGCTGTGTACCGGCGACTGGAACAAGAACAGGGGGTAGAACCTCGAGACGAAGAGGTGGCGGCAGCAGCTGGGTTAGAGGTTAGTGAATTGCAGGGGCTTCTGGAGAGGGGGGCCCAGATGGCCATTATTTCCTTAGAGGAATTTCTTTTAAACGAAGAAAGGGAGGAAACGGTACGTAGGGGAGAACTGTTAGCCGATACCCAGAGCCCGGCGCCGGACCAACGCTTGGAACAAGAGGAACTACGTAGAGCTCTTAAGGAAGCCCTACGAACTTTGAATGAGCGGGACCGGTTGATCCTGACCCTTTATTATCACGAAGGATTAACCTTAAAAGAGATAGGCGAGGTACTGCAGATCTCCGAATCCAGGGTTTGCCAACTCCATGGCCGCGCTTTGCTTAACCTTCGTAATAAGCTTGCCGATTATCTGTAGGGAGGGAAAAGTACGGGGTACATATTTTTACTTCTTGGAGTTATAATCATGTTAATCTGCTGGCCTTCCGCTTTCCAAGAGCTACGATCTTTTCCAAGAGATGAAGAATTGAGGGGCGAGCCGGAACCGTATGGTGTAAAGGAAGTCCGGTCAGAACTGCTTCCGGAACGGAGGCAGAAACTAGAAAAAAAGCCCTATTTGGAAGTTAGCACTACCTCAGGTTTTCTACTGGAGGCGGGGCCGAAAGAGGAAGTAGAACGTATCCAGCTGGGGCAACAACAGGAGCCTAAAGGGAAACCAGTAGAGACAGTGAGGACGACCAGGATCCCTGACATGGGCCCGGACATTAGGGAAGTGAGGGGCTCTTTTCAAGAGTATCTAGGTAGGGCTTTAAAGGGACCTGGTGGGGCTAAAGCATCAAAACCTCATGTTTCAGAAGTTCGGGCCTCCTCCAGGCAGCCCCACAAAAATCTCGATGTGGAAGATATAGTAGAAGCTTGGGAAGCGGGAGAGACCCTGGAAAGCATAGCCAAGCGTTTAGGCAGGGGAAAGGGTGAAATAGAATTAATCTTACGTTTATGGCGTTTAAGAGGTTAAAAGGAATACCAGGACCTTGGGCTCTTCTGGGGTTAGGTATCGGATTAGGCTGGTTTTTGGTGGGTCTTTTCCTTACCTTAGTACCATCTGAACCCAGCAAGGAAGAAATTATAAGTCGCGCCCGGGGATACGGTATGGTTTTCCGGGAAGAAGTGGTACCTTTCGATTTTAAATCTTCTACTTCAAGCAGTAAAGATGCTCCGGATAACCCGGGCCAACTCAGAAACCCGTCTAATTCTAGCCAACCTTTGCTAGAGAAACAGGTTACTTCTTACGGTGTTAGCTCTAAGGAGCATGAAGAGGTCTTGGTAACTATCCCTCCCGGTGCTACCTTAGAGGATATTGCGGCCCTTTTAGAAAAACAAGGAGTAGTCTCGAGAGCTTTATTAGAAGCTGAAGCCCGTAAAGCAGGAGTAACAGGAAAATTAAAGGCGGGGTCGTATTATTTACCACGGGGCGATGTAGCAGGGATCCTTAAGCGTTTGACGGAATAGGAAACGTTTAAAAGTAACTTTAAGAGATCGCCGGATCTTGAAATCTAAATCTAAATCAAGGGTCCGAATCAAGAACGGGGGATTGCCCAGAAGATTAGGTTTACTAGGAATTAAGGGAGTGTAGACCTATGATGAGGGGTCTTTACCTGGCCGCTACCGGGATGGTAGTACAACAACTTAGGCAGGAAACAATTAGCCACAACCTGGCTAATGCTACTACGACAGGCTATAAAGCGGCTTATGCTACCCAACGCAGTTTTCCGGAAGTTCTTCTTCTACGCCTGGAGGGACAATATTCCCAGGGAGCGGTAGGCACCTTTAGCCCGGGAGTTATGGTGGATGCGGTGGAGGTAGATTTCTCTCCAGGCCCTTTGGAGGAAACAGGCCGTTCTACAGACCTGGCTTTGGTAGATAGG harbors:
- a CDS encoding flagellar hook capping FlgD N-terminal domain-containing protein — translated: MEVTSVSSGASPTTASKGLEKMLDKTAFLRLIAAQLQYQNPLEPIQDTEFITQLAQFSVLEQLYEMMEQQRYATFIQAQGLIGKEAIARQGERTITGVVEAVRLAGDSILVRIGGQEISWTSLEEIRNP
- a CDS encoding flagellar hook-basal body complex protein, with protein sequence MMRSLYSAVSGLRTHQTRMDVIGDNIANVNTVGFKKSAVTFKDVFYQTLRGGSAGTTELGGTNPQQVGLGVTLGSIDVIHTQGAAQITGNGTDLMIQGDGFFRVSPDGGTTIYYTRAGAFHFDNQGYLVTPDGMKVLDTNGTPVQIADMADPTTMPQSVSIDKKGYVHYVDRNGATQTLANPISIAKFSNPAGLAKVGQNLYQETASSGAPGSDMAPGEGSLANTTIIPSALEMSNVELAQEFTDMIITQRGFQANARTITTSDEMLQELVNLKR
- a CDS encoding flagellar FlbD family protein, whose product is MIKVTTLDKREIAINAELIERVESVPETVITLTNGKKILVTQSMDEIIEKVMAYRRNIACSTK
- a CDS encoding flagellar basal body-associated FliL family protein translates to MAVRRRDEQQEEPRKEKKKRPWLTMVLVFVVLLLGSGYGYLYFHGSSIKVPVPSQEKAARPAEVRKLTLEPFVVNLADPGLRRYLRVKITLEYLSPYLEEELNQKLHRIRDTIITVLRSKKTEDLAQEDALKRELLAKINAELDIGQVKALYFEEFIIQ
- the fliN gene encoding flagellar motor switch protein FliN, coding for MTLTDEEIQQLIQALEAGNSTPQIKRAVFSQLKPVSGVSKGAGLEKLLDIPLKLTAVLGRTRLLVKEVLDLKEDSVIVLNKLVGEPVEILVNGKPLGQGEVVVINETLGVRLNTLAEAPEEGR
- a CDS encoding flagellar biosynthetic protein FliO codes for the protein MDRDFVLALIRLLIFFPLVLAGAYLTVKYGLGRLNPYSASTGPLQIVARLPVSPKSFLLVVRCGRRYFLIGVGEGPPVLLTELMDYGESEVEVWEGRESLWPPGFNP
- the fliP gene encoding flagellar type III secretion system pore protein FliP (The bacterial flagellar biogenesis protein FliP forms a type III secretion system (T3SS)-type pore required for flagellar assembly.); its protein translation is MRTSKLLRVALVAGVLVVVLVLNLRPALAQPLPNLELRLSMTEEPGQVVGTLKLLLLLTFLALVPAILLLTTSFTRIIIVLSFVRSALATQQVPPNQVLIGLALFLTFFTMAPVYNQIKSQALDPYLAGQISQKEALDRGSRPLREFMYRQTREKDLALFIRMAGIPEPRTREDVPLYVLIPAFVLSELKTAFQMGFLIYIPFLIIDLVVASTLMAMGMFMVPPIMISLPFKLMLFVLVDGWYLVVKSLLESF
- the fliQ gene encoding flagellar biosynthesis protein FliQ — its product is MTQEFVLGLAREALTTALLLAAPALLLSLVVGVGISIFQAATQIQEQTLTFVPKIVAVVLAILLLGRFMLGVLLQFTSQLLGNLGSFVR
- the fliR gene encoding flagellar biosynthetic protein FliR — protein: MLAYLERAEIFFLVLVRLTTFFMVAPIFSARSIPVLVRVGLAVLLAFLLFPILSTTELALTSEITYALAALREALVGLALGYLAALLLATVQVGGELLDIHMGLSMANLLDPQYGMPVTLWGQFFTLLGLLLFLQFDGHHIILLALQESFMFLPLGSAKFSGVLVQDAVRIWGDVMRWSLNLALPVIGALLIADVALSLLARTVPQLNVFILSFPIKLGLGLLVVILILPFFAAAISNLVGQMERDLGVILSHWRY
- the flhB gene encoding flagellar biosynthesis protein FlhB, producing MRFIDLQLFAEEKTEEATPHRLQEVRRKGQAARSNDLSASLVLLALVLFIYWRRESFWVVTWRILSTFLSFPRQELDADGLIALFYLALFETGKLLLLLFGVAAVVGLAANWAQVGFIFSTENLMPRLENLNPIKGFQRLFSRRSLVELGKSLAKVLIIGVVVWQVVRAKFQKLFLAPEMGLVQVAQEMARIIFEVALGAMAVYLVLGALDFVFQRREFLRALRMTREEVKEELKQTEGDPLVRSRLREKQRKLARHRMMHAVPQATVVITNPVHLAVALRYREEEGAPRVVAKGAGSIALRIIQVAREHRVPVIQNPPVAQALYRKAEIGEEIPVELYQAVAEILAYIYRIQGHW